One Brassica napus cultivar Da-Ae chromosome A5, Da-Ae, whole genome shotgun sequence DNA window includes the following coding sequences:
- the LOC106451035 gene encoding arginine biosynthesis bifunctional protein ArgJ, chloroplastic, which translates to MHSCYHTHFSSLKLPHFFAPKSFVASSRRELRVFAVATSMDDASGNIPAAPISLPEGSWKQIGGGVTAAKGFKAAGMYAGLRASGKKPDLALVTCDVDAVAAGVFTMNVVAAAPVVYCKKVLETSNTARAVLINAGQANAATGDAGYQDMLDCVGSLATLLKVNPEEVLIESTGVIGHRIKKKELLQALPTLVSSMSDSVEQADSAAIAITTTDLVSKSVAVESQVGGTTIRVGGMAKGSGMIHPNMATMLGVITTDALVESDIWRKMVKVAVNRSFNQITVDGDTSTNDTVIALASGLSGSPFISSLNCKEAVQLQACLDAVMQGLAKSIAWDGEGATCLIEVTVKGTETEAEAAKIARSVASSSLVKAAVYGRDPNWGRIAAAAGYAGVSFQMDKLEISLGEFSLMESGQPLPFDRDGASNYLKKAGEVHGTVTIDLSVGEGAATGKAWGCDLSYDYIKINAEYTS; encoded by the exons ATGCATTCTTGTTATCATACGCACTTCTCCTCCCTCAAGCTTCCACATTTCTTTGCACCGAAG AGTTTTGTGGCGTCTTCACGGAGAGAGTTAAGAGTGTTCGCAGTGGCAACCAGTATGGATGATGCGTCTGGTAACATACCAGCGGCTCCAATTTCTCTACCTGAAGGCTCATGGaaacag ATAGGTGGTGGAGTGACAGCTGCGAAAGGGTTTAAAGCTGCTGGTATGTATGCTGGATTACGTGCTTCAGGGAAGAAGCCTGATCTCGCTCTTGTTACCTGTGATGTCGACGCTGTTGCTGCAG GAGTGTTTACTATGAATGTGGTTGCTGCTGCTCCTGTTGTTTACTGCAAAAAGGTTCTTGAGACTTCCAATACG GCGCGTGCAGTGTTGATAAATGCCGGTCAGGCTAATGCAGCTACG GGTGATGCAGGTTACCAAGATATGTTAGATTGTGTTGGTTCTCTAGCAACG CTACTTAAAGTGAATCCAGAGGAAGTATTAATCGAGTCAACTGGGGTTATTGGTCACAGGATAAAGAAG AAAGAGCTTCTCCAAGCACTTCCAACACTAGTCAGCTCGATGTCAGACTCTGTTGAACA GGCAGATTCTGCTGCTATAGCAATCACTACAACGGATCTTGTAAGCAAGAGCGTGGCAGTTGAATCACAG GTCGGAGGAACCACAATTCGAGTTGGTGGCATGGCAAAAGGCTCAGGGATGATCCATCCAAATATGGCAACTATGCTAGGT GTCATCACAACAGACGCTCTAGTTGAAAGTGATATCTGGAGAAAGATGGTAAAAGTTGCAGTAAACCGAAGTTTTAACCAGATCACT GTAGATGGGGACACGAGTACCAACGACACAGTCATTGCTTTGGCGAGTGGGCTATCTGGATCACCTTTTATATCTTCTTTGAACTGTAAGGAAGCTGTACAGCTTCAGGCATGCCTTGATGCG GTGATGCAAGGACTTGCCAAATCAATAGCTTGGGATGGCGAAGGCGCAACATGTCTCATTGAGGTAACGGTAAAAGGAACAGAAACTGAAGCAGAAGCAGCGAAAATTGCACGCTCGGTGGCTTCCTCTTCACTAGTTAAA GCAGCTGTTTATGGAAGAGATCCGAACTGGGGACGCATAGCTGCAGCTGCTGGCTACGCTGGCGTTTCTTTCCAGATGGATAAGCTTGAGATATCACTCGGCGAGTTTTCACTCATGGAGAGTGGTCAACCTCTTCCTTTTGACAG GGATGGAGCTAGTAACTACCTCAAGAAAGCTGGTGAGGTTCATGGAACTGTCACAATCGATCTATCAGTAGGTGAAGGTGCAGCCACAGGAAAGGCGTGGGGGTGTGATCTTAGCTATGACTATATCAAGATCAACGCTGAGTATACCTCCTGA
- the LOC106451036 gene encoding uncharacterized protein LOC106451036: MSSVSGKDSDFEILPSSSPTQCSEDSLEPDGDETGYINQTVNGESDTKSSLGSLPLKCSDDEDKDENLTTAPVVVLIPAIKGSREKHGLTLRKTSVSWADDVYDPPPSIASHTRNKKQQQQKSKSKDGHRKNGKKGQKGKDSSSSSRSGKDNKKQASRGKHSRDKFDWVTQMTIVAASS, translated from the exons ATGAGCTCTGTTTCTGGTAAAGATTCAGACTTTGAGATCTTGCCTTCTTCCAGTCCCACCCAATGCTCTGAAGATTCTCTGGAACCTGATGGAGATGAGACTGGTTATATAAACCAAACTGTGAATGGAGAATCAGATACCAAATCTTCTTTAGGTTCTTTACCTCTCAAGTGTTCAGATGATGAAGACAAGGATGAGAACCTTACTACT GCACCGGTTGTTGTTCTCATCCCTGCTATAAAAGGCAGCCGGGAGAAGCATGGCTTGACACTGAGGAAGACGAGTGTTTCATGGGCGGATGACGTGTATGATCCTCCTCCTTCTATAGCTTCCCACACGAGAAACaagaagcagcagcagcagaaaTCAAAGAGCAAAGACGGCCACAGGAAGAACGGGAAGAAAGGACAGAAGGGCAAAGACAGCTCTAGTTCCTCTCGTAGTGGCAAGGACAACAAGAAGCAAGCTTCTCGCGGCAAACACAGTCGCGACAAGTTTGATTGGGTTACTCAGATGACTATAGTTGCTGCATCTTCTTGA